A genomic region of Metopolophium dirhodum isolate CAU chromosome 1, ASM1992520v1, whole genome shotgun sequence contains the following coding sequences:
- the LOC132934652 gene encoding protein wntless, whose amino-acid sequence MAGGVILENLSGKKLFVLVSSLLFCQLACFLIGGLVAPTPSATDMVLATKCLYNDSNPWSYIRGDGKCFSYQSDIYKDSPLANTMANDIVFTFQIPTPRDGQTLDYSRWQQYLIGVLNFDIEYHIDTKMDRNLELTLDTKLGYRNVGDKDGDWKLFATSVEKRNLDCVSEERIDGHNYQCGLVPLFELGSLHHDYYLINIKIPVDEENGINFGLGHLKDVWLVVINQNGGFTSVWLYMKTIFFPFIVAIMIWFWNRVHMLARKPVLLERMLMTIGFALTLLNLPVEFLTLSYDMPFMLLLQDIRQGIFYAALLSFWLIFAGEHLMIQDSQQKNLQTYWKHLSAVAVGCISLFVFDICERGAQLKNPFYSIWATNTGTNLALTFIILAAISGGMYFLFLSYMIWKVFCNISARRSALPSMSNARRLHYEGSIYRFKFLMIATLLCAALTVIGFILGQASEGHWKWNETNNLNYASAFLVGVYGMWNIYIFALIVLYSPSHKHWPSEIDVNNSSSDTIEFSRLPTEPTEMSSLASFSRKSAFD is encoded by the exons ATGGCAGGCGGCGTCATACTCGAGAACTTGAGTGGAAAAAAGCTGTTCGTCCTCGTATCATCATTGCTCTTTTGCCAGCTCGCGTGTTTCCTGATCGGTGGACTCGTAG CTCCGACACCGTCCGCCACCGATATGGTGTTAGCCACGAAGTGTTTGTACAACGACAGCAATCCTTGGTCGTACATCAGGGGTGATGGAAAATGCTTCTCATACCAGTCAGACATATACAAAGATAGCCCTCTTGCCAACACGATGGCCAATGACATCGTATTCACTTTTCAG ATACCTACTCCACGCGATGGTCAGACATTGGATTATTCTCGATGGCAACAGTATCTCATCGGAGTCCTCAATTTTGACATTGAGTATCATATTGACACTAAAATGG aTCGTAATCTTGAGTTAACGTTAGATACCAAACTTGGCTATCGTAATGTGGGAGATAAGGATGGCGATTGGAAATTATTTGCTACTTCTGTTGAGAAGCGTAATCTTGATTGTGTTTCAGAAGAG AGAATAGATGGTCATAATTATCAATGTGGATTGGTACCGCTTTTTGAACTCGGATCATTAcatcatgattattatttaatcaacatAAAAATACCAGTGGATGAGGAAAATGGAATAAACTTTGGTTTAGGACATCTAAAAGATGTTTGGCTTGTG GTTATTAATCAAAATGGCGGTTTTACGAGTGTATGGCTTTACATGAAGACAATATTTTTCCCGTTTATTGTTGCAATAATGATATGGTTTTGGAACAGAGTTCATATGCTGGCCCGTAAACCAGTTTTACTTGAACGCATGTTGATGACTATCGGTTTTGCACTAACTCTTTTGAATC ttcCTGTTGAATTTTTGACATTAAGTTATGATATGCCATTTATGTTGCTTTTGCAAGATATAAGACAAGGTATATTTTATGCCGCATTACTTTCATTTTGGTTGATTTTTGCTGGTGAACATCTTATG ATCcag GATTCTCAACAAAAAAATCTGCAGACATATTGGAAACATTTAAGTGCAGTTGCTGTTGGTTGTATTTCACTTTTTGTATTTGACATATGTGAAAGGGGAGCACAATTAAAGAATCCTTTTTACTCCATATGGGCGACCAATACCGGAACAAATTTAGCT ttaacgtttataatattagctGCAATATCTGGCGGTATGTACTTTTTATTCTTATCATACATGATATGGAAAGTTTTCTGTAATATAAGCGCTCGAAGATCAGCATTGCCATCTATGTCAAATGCCCGAAGGTTACATTATGAAGGCAgtatttatagatttaaatttttgatgatAGCTACACTATTATGTGCTGCCTTAACTGTAATTGGATTCATATTGGGACAG GCTTCAGAAGGACATTGGAAATGGAACGAAACTAATAATCTAAACTACGCATCAGCGTTTTTGGTTGGAGTCTATGGAATGtggaatatttatatatttgcacTCATTGTTCTTTACTCTCCTTCTCATAAGCACTGGCCATCAGAAATCG atgTAAACAACAGTTCCAGTGACACAATTGAATTCAGCCGTCTTCCTACTGAGCCAACAGAAATGTCATCTCTGGCTTCATTCTCTAGGAAATCTGCTTTTGACTGA
- the LOC132935121 gene encoding aspartate--tRNA ligase, mitochondrial: protein MYHTKYLIGSKTNLFLHKYINQSLISSDLKILSANIKKNILTRRYKFTVAKTVDIKEIVNEHKYVSGLHNFSNVNLYTSRTHTCDQLRNEDCGKSVILCGWLEYVRLNRFLILRDGYGSTQLIIPENASPELNDFIKKIPLESVLMCYGSVKLRPVEEINKHQSTGMIEVIVDQLLLLNAVDTKLPFQLRKFNKANESLRLKYRYVDLRYPEMQYNLRLRSKLLMKMREFLIYHREFVEVETPTLFKKTHGGAQEFIVPTHEKGKCYSLVQSPQQLKQMLMVGSMDRYFQVAKCYRDEGAKSDRQPEFTQLDIEMSFTNQDGVILLIEELLSFIWPSELGKIKIPFPRLSYEEAMVTYGSDKPDIGCSTKISNWTKYLPNASNEVFALVLKNAEDKLTKKQINDLKTLISTNYPDVKFSLLNIRSIETFKENLKKIINGIDVAAVLAADNISEHDLVAIASGSKYKALSVLGKINEHFKVDNSNDVRWRFVWIVNFPLFEMDSNQIQSVHHPFTQPQTEITSDNLLEVKGFHYDLVLNGSEVGGGSIRIHDADLQTKVIGSILNIPTETMSHLVEALKSGCPPHGGIALGVDRLLSILCNTNSIRDVIAFPKTFEGKDLLSGAPTEITTEDMKRYHLKIDNIEKS, encoded by the exons ATGTATCACACAAAATACTTGATTGGAAGTAAAACAAATCTCTTTctgcataaatatattaaccAG AGTTTAATATCAAGTGACTTGAAAATATTGTCAGCAaacataaagaaaaatatactcACAAGACGGTACAAATTTACAGTCGCCAAAACTGTAGACATTAAAGAAATTGTAAACGAACATAAATATGTATCTGGATTGCATA acttttcaaatgttaatttatatacctcTCGTACTCACACGTGTGACCAACTAAGAAATGAAGACTGTGGAAAATCGGTTATTCTTTGTGGATGGTTAGAGTATGTACGATTaaatcgttttttaattttaagggaTGGCTATGGTTCAACGCAACTCATTATTCCTGAAAACGcaa gcccagaattaaatgattttattaaaaaaatacctctAGAATCAGTTTTGATGTGTTATGGTAGCGTAAAATTAAGACCTGTCGAGGAAATAAACAAA CATCAATCGACAGGAATGATAGAAGTAATTGTCGATCAACTACTATTACTTAATGCGGTTGACACCAAGCTACCATTTCAATTACGGAAATTTAATAAG GCAAATGAATCGTTGAGATTAAAATACCGTTATGTGGATTTGCGATATCCTGAGATGCAATATAATTTGCGCCTAAGATCAAAGTTGTTGATGAAAATGAGAGAGTTTTTGATTTATCACCGAGAGTTTGTTGAAGTAGAAACTCCTACATTATTCAAAAAGACTCatggt gGTGCACAAGAGTTCATTGTACCAACTCACGAAAAAGGAAAATGTTATTCGTTGGTACAAAGCCCTCAGcaattaaaacaaatgttgATGGTCGGTTCCATGGATAGATATTTTCAAGTAGCAAAATGCTACAGGGATGAAGGTGCCAAATCTGATAGACAGCCAGAATTTACTCAA ctgGATATTGAAATGTCTTTTACCAACCAAGATGGAGTAATATTACTCATTGAAgagttattatcatttatttggcCATCGGAATTgggtaaaatcaaaataccatTTCCTCGATTGTCGTATGAGGAAGCAATGGTGACATATGGCAGTGATAAACCAGATATCGGGTGTAGTACAAAA atttCTAACTGGACAAAGTACCTACCAAATGCATCAAATGAAGTTTTTGcacttgttttaaaaaatgctgAAGACAAACTGActaagaaacaaataaatgatttaaaaacattaatatccACCAATTACCCAGATGTTAAATTCAGTCTTTTAAATATCAGATCAATTGAAACGTTCAaagaaaatcttaaaaaaataattaatggtatTGACGTAGCAGCTGTGTTGGCTGCTGATAATATATCTGAACATGATTTAGTAGCAATTGCTAGTGGTTCAAAATATAAAGct CTATCAGTACTGGGTAAAATTAACGAACATTTCAAAGTAGATAATTCAAATGATGTCCGTTGGCGTTTTGTTTGGATAGTCAATTTTCCTTTATTTGAAATGGATTCTAATCAAATTCAATCAGTTCATCACCCATTCACACAACCACAAACAGAAATTACTTCTGATAACTTATTAGag gTTAAAGGGTTTCATTACGATTTGGTATTAAATGGAAGTGAGGTAGGAGGAGGTTCAATTCGTATACACGATGCCGATCTGCAAACAAAAGTTATTGGAtccattttaaatatacctaccgaGACTATGTCTCATCTAGTCGAAGCATTGAAGTCTGGTTGTCCTCCACATGGTGGAATAGCTTTAG gCGTTGATAGATTACTATCAATTTTGTGTAACACAAATAGCATTCGTGATGTTATTGCTTTCCCTAAGACTTTTGAAGGAAAAGACCTGTTGTCTGGAGCCCCGACCGAAATCACTACCGAAGATATGAAaagatatcatttaaaaattgacaatatagaaaaatcataa